The sequence AGGCCTCCTGGAGCGCACCCCCGGCGCCCGGCACGCCCTCGTGCTCTCCCGCGACGGCCTCAAACTGTGCCGCACCCCGGAGCTCTCCGTCGACCAGGCCGACCAGCTCGCCGCGATCGCCGCCGGCATCCAGAGCCTCTCGCACGGGGCGTCCATCGAGTTCGGCGACGGAACCGGCGGCGTCCGTTCCGCCATGGCCGAGTTCTACGGCGGGATCCTGTTCATCGTCGAGGCCGGCGAGGGGGCCCACCTGGCGCTCGTCGCCTCCGAGGAAGCCGACGCGGGCCTGGCCGGGCACAACATGTCCGAACTGGTCGAGCAGCTCGGCGAGCACCTCGTCGCCCGGCCCCGGGATTGAGCAGGAGCAGACCGGGCCGGGACGACTCCCCGGACCGGCTCTACACCCTCACCGGCGGCCGCAGCCGCTCCGGCTCCGACGCCTTCGACCTGGTCACCCTGATCGTCTCCGAGTGCGACCCGGTCCCCGGCATGCAGTCGGAGCACGCGGCGATCCTGCGCATGTGCCGGTACCCGACGGCGGTGGTGGAGATCGCGGCCGATCTGGGCCTGCCGGTGTCCATCGTCCGGATCCTCCTCGCCGACCTGCTCGGTACCGGTCGGATCAGCGCCCGGCACCCCCGTACGACGTACCGCCTTCCCGACCCCGACATCCTGGAGCAGGTGCTCGTTGGACTCCGCAGCCTCTGAGGCGATCCCCGAACCGCGTCGCCAGACCCTGCACAGCACCGCCGACAACGGTCTGAAGATCGTGATCGTCGGCGGTTTCGGAGCCGGCAAGACCACCATGGTCCGCTCGGTCAGCGAGATCCGCCCGCTGAACACCGAGGAGACCATGACGCAGGCCGGCGAGGCCGTCGACGACACCGACCAGATCGCCTCGAAGAACGCGACCACCGTCGCCTTCGACTTCGGCCGCATCACCCTCGACGCGCACAACGTCCTGTACCTCTTCGGAGCCCCCGGCCAGGAGCGGTTCTGGTTCCTGTGGGACCGGCTGTTCTCCGGCACCCTGGGGGCCGTCGTCCTCGTCGACACCCGCCGCCTCGCCGACTCCTGGTACGCCATCGACCGCCTGGAACACCACGGCACTCCTTTCGTCGTCGCCTGCAACGACTTCGGCGGGCCCCAGCACACGCGGGAGCAGGTCCGCGCGGCCCTCGACCTCCCGCCCGACGTCCCGCTGGTGTTCTGCGACGCCCGCTCCCGGGAGTCCGCCAAGCAGGTCCTGATCTCCCTCGTCCAGCACCTCCAGACGGCCGCCCGGTCGCACCAGCCGAAGACCCCGGAGCCCACCCCGTGACCACCCCCGCCGCACCCGAACCCCAGCCCGTCCCCCTGAGCGGCCCCCGGTTCCAGACCGACCCCATCGGGCTGTACCGCGAGATGCGGCGCGACCACGGAGCCGTCGCCCCGGTCGTCCTCGACGGAGACGTACCGGCCTGGCTGGTCCTCGGCTACCGCGAGCTCCACCAGGTCACCAGCGACCCGGTGCTCTACTCCCGCGACTCCGAGCTGTGGAACCAGTGGGACCGCATCCCCGCCGACTGGCCGCTGCTCCCGATGATCGGCCGCAAGCAGCCGTCCATCCTCTACACCGTCGGCGAACGCCACCGCGAGCGGGCCGCCGTGATCAGCGACGCGCTGGAGTCCGTGGAACCCTTCGAACTCAGGGGCCACGCCGAGCAGTTCGCGGACGAACTGATCGACGGCCTGTGCGGCAAGGGCGCCTGCGACATCGTCGGGGAGTACGCGATGCTGCTGCCGCTGCGCGTCCTCGCCCGGATCTACGGCTTCCCCGACGGGCAGGGCCCCGGTCTCGTCACCGCCATGAACGACATGATCAACGGGCGGGAAGGGGCCCTGGAGGGCCAGCGCCACCTCGGCGGCTCGATGTACGCGCTGCTCGCGGCGAAGCAGGCCGAGCCCGGCCCGGACGTCGTCTCCCACATGCTCGCCAACCGGGCGGGCTTCACCG comes from Streptomyces sp. NBC_01408 and encodes:
- a CDS encoding DUF742 domain-containing protein, whose amino-acid sequence is MSRSRPGRDDSPDRLYTLTGGRSRSGSDAFDLVTLIVSECDPVPGMQSEHAAILRMCRYPTAVVEIAADLGLPVSIVRILLADLLGTGRISARHPRTTYRLPDPDILEQVLVGLRSL
- a CDS encoding ATP/GTP-binding protein → MDSAASEAIPEPRRQTLHSTADNGLKIVIVGGFGAGKTTMVRSVSEIRPLNTEETMTQAGEAVDDTDQIASKNATTVAFDFGRITLDAHNVLYLFGAPGQERFWFLWDRLFSGTLGAVVLVDTRRLADSWYAIDRLEHHGTPFVVACNDFGGPQHTREQVRAALDLPPDVPLVFCDARSRESAKQVLISLVQHLQTAARSHQPKTPEPTP
- a CDS encoding roadblock/LC7 domain-containing protein is translated as MTGSTTDETLSWLLEGLLERTPGARHALVLSRDGLKLCRTPELSVDQADQLAAIAAGIQSLSHGASIEFGDGTGGVRSAMAEFYGGILFIVEAGEGAHLALVASEEADAGLAGHNMSELVEQLGEHLVARPRD
- a CDS encoding cytochrome P450 is translated as MTTPAAPEPQPVPLSGPRFQTDPIGLYREMRRDHGAVAPVVLDGDVPAWLVLGYRELHQVTSDPVLYSRDSELWNQWDRIPADWPLLPMIGRKQPSILYTVGERHRERAAVISDALESVEPFELRGHAEQFADELIDGLCGKGACDIVGEYAMLLPLRVLARIYGFPDGQGPGLVTAMNDMINGREGALEGQRHLGGSMYALLAAKQAEPGPDVVSHMLANRAGFTVEEIAQDLMVMMAAGHQPTADWIGNSLRLMLTDPRFEASLAGGRHSVGEAMNEVLWEDTPTQNVAGRWASRDTHLAGRRIARGDLVLLGLAAANADPRVRTDAGALTGGNSAFLSFGHGEHRCPFPAQEVAEVIARTGIEVLLDRLPDVDLAVPAATLSRRPSPWLRGLSELPVTYTPTPALGATR